One Synechococcus sp. JA-2-3B'a(2-13) genomic window carries:
- the mnmH gene encoding tRNA 2-selenouridine(34) synthase MnmH yields the protein MSPPIHFTAEPWLHTYSEIIDVRSPAEFAEDHWPGAINLPVLYDTERAEVGTLYKQVDPFTARKRGASLVAQNISRHLQTHFADKDRDYRPLIYCWRGGQRSASLALVLSQVGWQVTVLQGGYKTYRAWVRRQLQILPQEFTYRVLCGPTGSGKTQLLHHLRQQGSQVLDLEKLACHRGSLLGAEWGVPQPGQKSFESQLVQVFLQWDPAKPVWVEAESAKVGQLHLPPALWQALTQADCVEVQLPLEERVKGLIAHYPHWIAHPQALKGKLLPLKSRLGQARLQRWFELIDAQDWPQFVQELLEQHYDPTYRHGLQQNFNRLRARIELSDLSETSLREAAARLIQMPLGSLAR from the coding sequence GTGTCTCCTCCGATTCACTTCACTGCAGAGCCCTGGCTGCACACCTACAGCGAAATTATCGATGTGCGCTCTCCGGCAGAGTTCGCAGAGGATCATTGGCCGGGAGCCATCAACTTGCCTGTACTCTACGATACAGAACGGGCGGAGGTGGGCACGCTCTACAAGCAGGTGGATCCCTTTACAGCCCGCAAACGAGGGGCAAGCTTGGTGGCCCAGAACATCAGTCGCCACTTGCAAACCCATTTTGCCGATAAAGATCGCGATTACCGGCCCCTAATCTACTGCTGGCGGGGAGGGCAGCGCTCTGCCAGCTTGGCATTGGTGTTGTCCCAGGTGGGCTGGCAGGTTACGGTTTTGCAAGGTGGCTACAAAACCTACCGGGCCTGGGTGCGCCGACAGCTGCAGATCTTGCCCCAGGAATTTACTTACCGAGTGCTCTGCGGACCAACAGGGAGCGGCAAAACCCAGTTGCTTCACCATCTGCGCCAACAGGGATCCCAAGTCCTCGATCTGGAAAAGCTGGCCTGTCACCGGGGATCCCTCCTGGGGGCCGAGTGGGGGGTGCCACAGCCCGGTCAGAAGAGCTTTGAAAGTCAACTGGTGCAGGTTTTTCTCCAGTGGGATCCCGCCAAGCCAGTCTGGGTGGAGGCTGAGAGTGCCAAAGTGGGCCAGCTCCATCTGCCGCCTGCCCTTTGGCAAGCCCTTACCCAAGCCGACTGTGTCGAAGTGCAGTTGCCTCTAGAGGAGCGGGTGAAGGGGCTGATCGCCCACTATCCCCACTGGATTGCTCACCCCCAAGCGCTAAAGGGGAAATTGCTGCCTCTGAAGTCCCGTCTTGGCCAGGCCCGCCTGCAGCGTTGGTTTGAGCTGATCGACGCCCAAGACTGGCCGCAGTTTGTGCAGGAGTTGCTGGAGCAGCACTATGACCCCACCTATCGGCACGGGCTGCAGCAAAACTTCAATCGCCTTCGGGCCCGGATTGAGCTGTCTGACCTTTCCGAGACCAGCCTCAGGGAAGCTGCTGCTCGCCTCATCCAGATGCCGCTTGGATCCCTGGCTAGGTGA